A window of the Lactobacillus gasseri ATCC 33323 = JCM 1131 genome harbors these coding sequences:
- the polA gene encoding DNA polymerase I: protein MAQKKLLLIDGNSVAFRAFYALYRQLDRFTSPDGLHTNAIFTFKNMLDAIMKQTDPSNVLVAFDAGKVTFRTKMYQDYKGGRQKTPSELSEQLPVIREMLKDLGIKSYELKNYEADDIIGTLSKMGEEAGYTVDIVTGDRDLTQLASDKTTVLITKNGVGDTEAYTPEHMKEVNGVTPTEFIDMKALMGDNSDNYPGVTKVGPKTASRLIQKYGSVEKLYEHVDEMKKSKLKENLINDKDKAILAKKLATIDRDSPVEVTLADTKLEEPNIEDLRNLYERLGFKKFLAELGASGVSAGKQESEKYEYLELTRENIADLDKINEKEVTFYLAMLGDNYHLAPLEGFSLKVSDKIYVSKDVVLLQEAPLRQMLEDKKIKKNVFDIKRTYVGLHRLDIDAEGLDYDMLLASYLVNNENNSNDLGEVAHLYDDYSVKTDLEVYGKGKKQAVPEDDEFFEHLAAKVAVIEKLKQPLLEKLKDHEQDDLYETIEIPVAFVLAKMEITGIKVEASVLNQLGNDFAVKLQELEHKIYQQAGEEFNLNSPKQLGHILFEKLNLPPIKKTKTGYSTSVEVLEQLKMKSPIVSEILDYRQIAKIQNTYVKGLLECIQPDSRIHTRYLQTLTATGRLSSVDPNLQNIPTRTDEGKQIRKAFVPSTKDGYIFSCDYSQVELRVLAHVSGDEHMQEAFKSGYDIHAHTAMKIFHLDSPDEVTPLMRRHAKAVNFGIVYGISDYGLSKNLGISRKQAKTFIDNYFEQYPQIKDYMDKAIKKARENGYAETIMHRRRYLPDIHSKNFNVRSFAERTAINSPIQGSAADIIKIAMINMQKKLDELHLKTKMVLQVHDELIFDVPKDELDTIKKIVPEVMQSAVKLDVPLIADSNWGHNWYDAK from the coding sequence ATGGCACAAAAGAAATTACTTTTAATTGACGGTAACTCTGTGGCCTTTCGTGCCTTTTATGCTTTATACCGTCAGCTTGATCGCTTTACTAGTCCAGATGGGTTACATACAAATGCAATTTTTACTTTTAAGAATATGCTTGATGCGATTATGAAGCAGACTGATCCAAGCAATGTATTAGTTGCGTTTGATGCAGGAAAAGTAACTTTTAGAACTAAGATGTATCAGGATTATAAAGGCGGTCGACAAAAAACTCCAAGTGAATTATCAGAACAATTGCCTGTAATTCGTGAAATGCTTAAAGATTTAGGAATAAAGAGCTATGAGCTAAAAAATTATGAAGCAGACGATATTATTGGCACACTTTCTAAAATGGGGGAAGAAGCAGGCTACACTGTTGATATTGTAACTGGGGATCGTGATTTAACTCAGCTTGCTTCTGATAAAACCACGGTTTTAATAACTAAAAATGGAGTTGGTGATACTGAAGCATATACGCCAGAACATATGAAAGAAGTTAATGGCGTAACGCCAACTGAATTTATTGATATGAAAGCGCTGATGGGAGACAATTCAGATAACTATCCAGGTGTAACTAAAGTTGGTCCGAAAACAGCTTCACGTTTAATTCAAAAATATGGCTCTGTTGAAAAACTTTATGAACATGTGGATGAAATGAAAAAATCCAAGTTAAAAGAGAACCTAATTAATGATAAAGATAAGGCAATTTTAGCTAAAAAGTTAGCAACAATTGATCGTGATTCTCCAGTAGAAGTGACACTTGCTGATACTAAGCTAGAAGAGCCTAATATTGAGGACTTACGTAATTTATATGAAAGATTAGGATTTAAAAAATTCTTAGCTGAGTTAGGTGCAAGTGGAGTGAGTGCCGGTAAGCAAGAAAGTGAGAAGTACGAGTATCTAGAATTAACAAGAGAAAATATCGCTGACTTAGATAAAATTAATGAAAAAGAAGTGACATTTTATCTGGCAATGTTGGGTGATAACTACCATCTAGCTCCGCTTGAAGGATTTTCACTAAAGGTTAGTGATAAAATCTATGTTTCTAAAGATGTAGTCTTACTGCAAGAAGCTCCACTTCGTCAAATGCTAGAAGATAAGAAGATTAAGAAAAATGTTTTCGACATTAAAAGAACCTATGTAGGTTTACATCGACTAGATATTGATGCAGAAGGTCTAGATTATGACATGCTCCTGGCTTCTTATTTAGTTAATAATGAAAATAATTCGAATGATCTTGGCGAAGTAGCGCATTTGTATGATGATTATTCAGTAAAAACTGACTTGGAAGTTTATGGTAAAGGTAAAAAGCAAGCTGTACCTGAAGATGATGAGTTCTTTGAACATTTAGCAGCTAAAGTTGCTGTAATTGAGAAGTTAAAGCAGCCACTTTTAGAGAAATTAAAAGATCACGAGCAAGATGACTTGTATGAAACAATTGAAATTCCAGTTGCTTTTGTCTTAGCTAAAATGGAAATTACTGGGATTAAGGTTGAAGCATCGGTTTTAAATCAATTAGGCAATGATTTTGCAGTTAAATTACAAGAATTAGAACATAAGATTTATCAACAAGCCGGCGAAGAATTTAATTTAAATTCACCAAAACAGTTAGGACATATTCTTTTCGAAAAATTAAACTTACCGCCAATTAAAAAGACCAAAACTGGCTATTCAACTTCTGTTGAAGTATTAGAGCAATTGAAGATGAAGAGCCCGATTGTTTCAGAAATTTTGGATTATCGTCAAATTGCTAAAATTCAAAATACTTATGTTAAAGGATTACTTGAGTGTATTCAGCCTGATAGCAGAATCCATACCCGTTATTTACAAACATTAACTGCAACGGGGCGTCTTTCATCGGTTGATCCTAATTTACAAAATATTCCAACTAGAACTGATGAGGGAAAACAGATTAGAAAAGCTTTCGTGCCTTCAACTAAAGACGGCTATATCTTTTCTTGTGACTACTCACAAGTTGAATTAAGAGTTTTGGCACACGTTTCTGGGGATGAACATATGCAGGAAGCATTTAAGTCTGGTTATGATATTCACGCTCACACTGCAATGAAGATTTTCCATTTGGATTCACCTGATGAAGTAACGCCATTAATGCGTCGGCATGCTAAGGCAGTCAACTTCGGAATAGTTTACGGTATTTCTGATTATGGTTTGTCTAAGAACTTAGGCATTAGTCGTAAGCAAGCAAAGACATTTATTGATAATTACTTTGAGCAATATCCGCAAATTAAAGATTATATGGATAAGGCAATTAAGAAAGCTCGAGAAAACGGCTATGCAGAAACTATTATGCATAGAAGACGCTACTTGCCAGATATTCATTCAAAGAACTTTAATGTTAGAAGCTTTGCGGAAAGAACTGCAATTAATTCTCCTATTCAAGGTTCAGCTGCTGATATTATTAAGATTGCTATGATTAATATGCAAAAGAAACTTGATGAATTACATTTAAAGACTAAAATGGTTCTACAAGTACACGATGAACTTATTTTTGATGTACCAAAGGATGAATTAGATACAATTAAAAAGATTGTGCCAGAAGTTATGCAGTCAGCTGTAAAACTAGATGTTCCACTAATTGCTGACTCTAACTGGGGCCATAATTGGTATGATGCTAAGTAA
- a CDS encoding diaminopropionate ammonia-lyase yields the protein MKNIQLLKSPFSFKAPELKDDHEVETFFNSVPYYKPTELKELTNLAKQLNVAEIAVKDESSRFGINSFKGAGGLYAMACCIAEKAGLDVEKLTYDELMKPEVKKLAEEITFYTATDGNHGRGIAWAASKLGTHAVIKMPKGSKEIRADHIRKIQNTEVEITDKNYDNTVKEVKELCEKDPNGIMIQDTAWEGYEKIPGWIIKGYGLIVDEFLHQIKEKPTHIFLQAGVGSLAAGIILGLEERMKPEELPVITIVEPETVACYYLSAQKGDGKRHHLEGLTKTMMAGLNCQTPSITAWPIIRDSAKFYGTLSEDVDAEGMARLGHPLDGDPKVVSGESGAAGFAYVYEILSNPDLGKERTELGLDQNSSIVVLSTEGDTDPDNYHRIVDENNPF from the coding sequence ATGAAAAATATTCAGTTATTAAAGTCACCTTTTTCCTTTAAAGCTCCAGAGTTAAAAGATGACCATGAAGTAGAAACTTTCTTTAACTCAGTTCCTTATTACAAGCCAACTGAACTTAAAGAATTGACTAATTTGGCTAAGCAATTAAATGTTGCAGAAATTGCTGTTAAAGATGAAAGTAGTCGCTTTGGTATTAATTCTTTTAAAGGCGCAGGCGGTCTTTATGCCATGGCTTGTTGTATTGCTGAAAAAGCTGGCCTTGATGTGGAAAAGCTTACCTATGATGAATTAATGAAACCTGAGGTTAAAAAGTTAGCAGAAGAAATTACTTTCTATACTGCTACTGATGGTAATCACGGACGCGGAATTGCTTGGGCAGCAAGTAAGCTTGGAACTCATGCAGTAATCAAGATGCCTAAAGGCTCAAAAGAAATTCGTGCTGATCACATCCGCAAGATTCAAAATACAGAAGTTGAAATTACTGATAAAAATTATGACAATACCGTTAAAGAAGTTAAGGAACTCTGTGAAAAAGACCCTAATGGAATTATGATTCAAGATACTGCCTGGGAAGGTTATGAGAAGATCCCAGGCTGGATTATCAAGGGATATGGTTTAATTGTTGACGAATTTTTACATCAAATAAAAGAAAAGCCAACTCATATCTTTTTACAAGCTGGTGTGGGTTCTCTTGCAGCTGGGATTATTTTAGGTTTAGAAGAAAGAATGAAACCTGAAGAATTGCCCGTAATTACAATTGTTGAGCCTGAAACAGTAGCTTGCTACTATTTATCAGCTCAAAAGGGTGATGGTAAGCGTCACCATTTAGAAGGGTTGACTAAAACAATGATGGCTGGTTTAAACTGTCAAACGCCAAGTATTACTGCGTGGCCAATAATTCGTGATAGCGCCAAGTTTTATGGAACATTAAGTGAAGACGTTGATGCAGAAGGAATGGCACGTTTAGGTCACCCACTTGATGGTGATCCTAAGGTAGTTTCTGGTGAATCGGGTGCTGCTGGTTTTGCTTATGTTTATGAAATTTTATCTAATCCAGATTTAGGTAAAGAACGTACTGAATTAGGTCTTGATCAAAATTCAAGCATTGTAGTATTAAGTACAGAAGGCGATACTGATCCTGATAATTACCATAGAATTGTTGATGAAAATAATCCATTTTAG